The Streptomyces albofaciens JCM 4342 genome has a segment encoding these proteins:
- a CDS encoding ATP-binding cassette domain-containing protein has translation MIEVEGLTKRYGDKLAVDGLTFTVRPGAVTGFLGPNGAGKSTTMRMMLDLDHPTSGRVRIDGRRYRQLSDPLASLGALLDAKAVHGGRSAYHHLLCLAQSNGIPRARVHEVLDTVGLTPVAKKRSKGFSLGMGQRLGIAAALLGDPRILMFDEPVNGLDPEGIHWIRNLMKGLAAQGRTVFVSSHLMSEMALTAEHLIVIGQGRLLADTSMARFIQENSRSYVRMRSPERERLLDVLGEAGYAAVPAGDAVEIDGASAADLGELAARQRLVLHELSPQQASLEEAFMQLTAGSVEYHAHTTDAPRAADGGVPAGAAPPPGAPDVPGAPGTQPGGWGADWRNKKRGV, from the coding sequence ATGATCGAAGTCGAGGGGCTGACCAAGCGTTACGGCGACAAGCTCGCCGTGGACGGGCTGACCTTCACCGTACGGCCCGGGGCCGTCACCGGGTTCCTCGGCCCGAACGGCGCCGGCAAATCGACGACCATGCGGATGATGCTCGACCTGGACCATCCGACGTCGGGACGGGTCCGTATCGACGGCCGCCGCTACCGGCAGCTGTCCGACCCCCTGGCCTCCCTCGGCGCCCTGCTGGACGCCAAGGCCGTGCACGGCGGCCGCAGCGCCTACCACCACCTGCTGTGCCTGGCGCAGAGCAACGGCATCCCGCGCGCCCGCGTCCACGAGGTGCTGGACACGGTGGGGCTGACCCCGGTGGCCAAGAAGCGCTCCAAGGGCTTCTCGCTGGGCATGGGCCAGCGCCTGGGCATCGCGGCGGCGCTGCTCGGCGATCCCCGCATCCTCATGTTCGACGAGCCGGTCAACGGCCTCGACCCCGAGGGCATCCACTGGATCCGCAACCTGATGAAGGGTCTGGCCGCCCAGGGCCGGACGGTGTTCGTCTCCTCGCACCTGATGAGCGAGATGGCGCTGACCGCCGAGCACCTGATCGTCATCGGGCAGGGCCGGCTGCTGGCGGACACCTCGATGGCCCGGTTCATCCAGGAGAACTCCCGCTCGTACGTACGGATGCGGTCGCCGGAGCGCGAGCGGCTGCTCGACGTGCTCGGGGAGGCCGGGTACGCAGCGGTGCCGGCCGGCGACGCGGTGGAGATCGACGGGGCGAGCGCCGCCGACCTGGGCGAGCTGGCCGCGCGGCAGCGGCTCGTCCTGCACGAGCTGAGCCCGCAGCAGGCCTCGCTGGAGGAGGCGTTCATGCAGCTGACCGCCGGTTCGGTGGAGTACCACGCGCATACGACGGACGCGCCGCGGGCGGCGGACGGCGGCGTTCCGGCGGGCGCGGCGCCACCGCCGGGGGCTCCGGACGTACCGGGGGCACCGGGCACGCAGCCCGGCGGCTGGGGTGCCGACTGGCGGAACAAGAAGCGAGGGGTGTGA
- a CDS encoding ABC transporter permease, whose product MAAVSQVLRSEWTKIRSVRSTVWTLGVALVVTVALGALICLLASNDFGSTAPRDRAGFDPAGTSFAGMGLGQLAMIVFGVLVVSNEYSTGMIRTSLAAVPQRGVFLFCKIAVATLLALVVSFVTAFLSFFVGQAMLGAHAVSLGDPGVLRAVVGAGLYMTVIGVFAMGVATMLRSPMLALGTLMPFFFLISSILGNVSATRKIGRYLPDQAGARIMQVVPSAGHDVPYGPWGGFGIMLAWTAAVLLGGYLLLKRRDA is encoded by the coding sequence ATGGCGGCCGTCTCCCAGGTCCTGAGGTCGGAGTGGACCAAGATCCGTTCGGTGCGGTCCACGGTGTGGACGCTGGGCGTCGCGCTGGTCGTCACGGTCGCGCTGGGCGCGCTGATCTGCCTGCTCGCCTCGAACGACTTCGGCAGCACCGCGCCCCGCGACCGGGCCGGCTTCGACCCGGCCGGCACCAGCTTCGCGGGCATGGGCCTGGGGCAGCTGGCGATGATCGTCTTCGGGGTGCTGGTGGTCTCGAACGAGTACAGCACCGGGATGATCCGTACGTCGCTCGCCGCCGTACCGCAGCGCGGCGTCTTCCTCTTCTGCAAGATCGCCGTCGCCACCCTGCTCGCCCTGGTCGTCTCCTTCGTGACGGCGTTCCTCTCCTTCTTCGTCGGACAGGCGATGCTGGGCGCCCACGCGGTGTCGCTCGGCGATCCGGGCGTGCTGCGCGCCGTGGTGGGCGCCGGGCTCTACATGACGGTGATCGGGGTGTTCGCGATGGGCGTCGCGACGATGCTGCGCAGCCCGATGCTGGCGCTGGGCACCCTGATGCCGTTCTTCTTCCTGATCTCCAGCATCCTGGGGAACGTCTCGGCCACCAGGAAGATCGGCCGTTACCTCCCCGACCAGGCCGGTGCCCGCATCATGCAGGTGGTGCCGTCGGCCGGGCACGACGTCCCGTACGGGCCGTGGGGCGGGTTCGGCATCATGCTGGCGTGGACGGCCGCCGTACTGCTGGGCGGATATCTGCTGCTCAAGCGGCGCGACGCCTAG
- a CDS encoding cellulose-binding protein, with protein sequence MSDTSSPYGFELVRRGYDRGQVDDRISKLVADRDSALARITSLEKRIEELHLETQNAQAQVNDAEPSYAGLGARVEKILRLAEEEAKDLREEARRAAEQHRELAESAAQQVRNDAEQFASERKAKAEDEGARIVEKAQGEATALRAEAQKDAQSKREEADALFEETRAKAAQAAADFETNLAKRREQSERDLASRQAKAEKRLAEIEHRAEQLRLEAEKLRTDAERRARQTVETAQRQAEDIVADANAKADRIRSESERELAALTNRRDSINAQLTNVREMLATLTGAAVAAAGTPADEEPISRGVPAQQSR encoded by the coding sequence ATGAGCGACACTTCCTCCCCCTACGGCTTCGAGCTCGTGCGGCGTGGGTACGACCGCGGTCAGGTGGACGACCGCATCTCGAAGCTGGTCGCCGACCGCGACAGCGCCCTGGCCCGCATCACCTCCCTGGAGAAGCGGATCGAGGAGCTGCACCTCGAAACGCAGAACGCCCAGGCCCAGGTCAACGACGCCGAACCGTCCTACGCGGGCCTCGGCGCGCGCGTGGAGAAGATCCTCCGGCTCGCGGAGGAAGAGGCGAAGGACCTGCGCGAGGAGGCCCGGCGGGCCGCCGAGCAGCACCGCGAACTGGCCGAGTCGGCCGCCCAGCAGGTCCGCAACGACGCCGAGCAGTTCGCGTCGGAGCGCAAGGCGAAGGCCGAGGACGAGGGCGCCCGCATCGTCGAGAAGGCGCAGGGCGAGGCGACCGCGCTGCGTGCCGAGGCGCAGAAGGACGCGCAGTCCAAGCGGGAGGAGGCGGACGCCCTCTTCGAGGAGACCCGCGCCAAGGCCGCGCAGGCCGCCGCGGACTTCGAGACCAACCTCGCCAAGCGCCGCGAGCAGTCCGAGCGGGACCTGGCCTCGCGTCAGGCCAAGGCCGAGAAGCGGCTCGCGGAGATCGAGCACCGGGCCGAGCAGCTGCGGCTGGAGGCCGAGAAGCTGCGCACGGACGCGGAGCGCCGGGCCCGCCAGACGGTGGAGACGGCGCAGCGCCAGGCCGAGGACATCGTGGCCGACGCGAACGCCAAGGCGGACCGGATCCGCAGCGAGTCCGAGCGGGAGCTGGCGGCGCTGACCAACCGCCGGGACTCGATCAACGCCCAGCTGACGAACGTCCGCGAGATGCTCGCCACGCTGACCGGAGCGGCGGTCGCCGCGGCCGGCACCCCGGCGGACGAGGAGCCCATTTCCCGCGGCGTCCCGGCGCAGCAGTCGCGCTGA
- a CDS encoding ATP/GTP-binding protein, producing the protein MSPRRNRPRGGEKPADHSGAGRYGLERTEEWRGEEWVVRHLGGGGAAKHYRCPGCDQEIPPGVPHVVAWPREGDVDDRRHWHKACWNARDRRSARLQRSRNAPRY; encoded by the coding sequence GTGTCCCCGCGTCGAAACCGTCCCCGCGGCGGTGAGAAGCCAGCCGACCACTCGGGCGCAGGCCGCTACGGTCTCGAACGTACCGAGGAGTGGCGCGGCGAGGAGTGGGTCGTACGGCACCTGGGGGGTGGCGGTGCGGCCAAGCACTACCGCTGCCCGGGCTGCGACCAGGAGATCCCGCCGGGGGTGCCGCACGTCGTCGCCTGGCCGCGGGAGGGCGACGTGGACGACCGCAGACACTGGCACAAGGCGTGCTGGAACGCACGGGACCGCCGGAGCGCGCGGCTCCAGCGGTCCCGTAACGCGCCGAGGTACTGA
- a CDS encoding ABC transporter ATP-binding protein, translated as MIEAVGLTKRYGAKTAVHNLSFQVRPGTVTGFLGPNGSGKSTTMRMILGLDTPTSGRVTIGGIPFRKVPNAPRHVGALLDAKAVHGGRTARQHLLSLAQLSGIPARRVDEVLGVVGLQEVARKRSNGFSLGMGQRLGIAAALLGDPQVLLFDEPVNGLDPEGILWVRNLMKQLAAEGRTVFVSSHLMSEMALTAEHLIVIGRGQLLADMPVKDFISANSADFARVRTPDTEPELRDKLGSVLGEAGAQVVPEPDGALRVTGLPLPRISDLAHGADIRLWELSPHQASLEEAYMRLTQGAVDYRSTADQRAGLQQQVAAPAPQGPGVPGQQPPQGYAPQPGPYGQPAHPGQPAHPGQPAHPGQPAHPGQPNPYAQAPGGAPGQGYGYPQAAGPGAPYGQPNPYAQPQPGPQAGAPAPMPPAARPAAPADISTPHTEDAR; from the coding sequence ATGATCGAGGCAGTCGGCCTGACGAAGCGCTACGGCGCCAAGACGGCCGTGCACAACCTGTCGTTCCAGGTGCGGCCGGGCACCGTCACGGGCTTCCTGGGGCCCAACGGCTCCGGCAAGTCGACGACGATGCGCATGATCCTGGGGCTGGACACCCCGACCTCCGGGCGCGTCACGATCGGCGGCATCCCGTTCCGCAAGGTGCCGAACGCCCCGCGGCACGTCGGCGCGCTCCTGGACGCCAAGGCGGTGCACGGCGGGCGCACCGCCCGCCAGCACCTGCTCTCGCTCGCCCAGCTCTCCGGCATCCCGGCGCGCCGCGTCGACGAGGTGCTCGGCGTGGTCGGCCTCCAGGAGGTGGCCCGCAAGCGCTCCAACGGCTTCTCGCTCGGCATGGGCCAGCGCCTGGGCATCGCGGCGGCGCTGCTCGGCGACCCGCAGGTGCTGCTCTTCGACGAGCCGGTCAACGGCCTGGACCCGGAGGGCATCCTGTGGGTCCGCAACCTGATGAAGCAGCTGGCCGCCGAGGGCCGTACGGTCTTCGTCTCCTCGCACCTGATGAGCGAGATGGCGCTGACCGCCGAGCACCTGATCGTCATCGGCCGCGGCCAGCTGCTCGCGGACATGCCGGTCAAGGACTTCATCTCGGCCAACTCCGCCGACTTCGCCCGGGTGCGCACCCCGGACACCGAGCCGGAGCTGCGCGACAAGCTCGGCTCGGTGCTCGGCGAGGCGGGTGCCCAGGTCGTGCCGGAGCCGGACGGCGCGCTGCGCGTCACGGGGCTGCCGCTGCCGCGTATCAGCGACCTCGCCCACGGCGCGGACATCCGCCTGTGGGAGCTGTCGCCGCACCAGGCGTCCCTGGAAGAGGCGTACATGCGGCTGACGCAGGGCGCCGTGGACTACCGCTCGACGGCCGACCAGCGCGCCGGTCTCCAGCAGCAGGTGGCCGCGCCCGCGCCGCAGGGCCCGGGCGTGCCGGGGCAGCAGCCCCCGCAGGGGTACGCGCCGCAGCCGGGCCCGTACGGGCAGCCCGCCCACCCCGGACAGCCCGCGCACCCGGGACAGCCCGCGCACCCCGGACAGCCCGCGCACCCGGGACAGCCGAACCCGTACGCGCAGGCGCCCGGCGGCGCTCCGGGCCAGGGCTACGGCTACCCGCAGGCGGCCGGGCCGGGTGCGCCGTACGGGCAGCCGAACCCGTACGCGCAGCCGCAGCCGGGCCCGCAGGCCGGTGCCCCGGCGCCGATGCCGCCCGCCGCCCGGCCCGCCGCCCCCGCCGACATCTCCACGCCGCACACCGAGGACGCCCGATGA
- a CDS encoding ABC transporter permease subunit → MTSPQQPQPQPEPHDTAAPGAAAPMPPAGAPEPPAQHPAEQPEPRPLAAHPQPQPQQPPAQVPAPQEGGPAREAGTMMLQAQQPPAAAPGKEAGTMMLQAQAAPQAAPLPPQGAPKDAGTMTLQAQQPPAVPPQQPQQPHQQPHQPAQQAPQSPQQQIPAAWQAAGPGGAAPAYVSPIPVRRTNLGHALASEWTKIRSVRSTMWTLGVMILLNVGIGLLAATAIAGLDRPTAVVFGSAWFGLLLGTLCVIPLGVLAISSEYGTGMIRTTLTACPSRGRVLAAKAIVLFGLTFVITTVSTTLVAAAHAGMIDGPAPTGDQWLRATVGSGLYVAVLSLLALGAGTLLRHSAGAISAMMGLVLLPMLLAVFMLSSESLRPVAKAMIEYSVPNSLGALHDKAFMPDGPSGWQPLLILVGVTVVVLGGAYAALEKRDV, encoded by the coding sequence ATGACCAGCCCTCAGCAGCCGCAGCCGCAGCCTGAGCCGCACGACACCGCCGCCCCCGGCGCCGCCGCCCCGATGCCCCCGGCCGGGGCCCCGGAGCCGCCCGCGCAGCACCCCGCCGAGCAGCCGGAGCCCCGGCCGCTGGCCGCGCACCCGCAGCCGCAACCGCAGCAGCCTCCGGCCCAGGTGCCGGCGCCGCAGGAGGGCGGTCCGGCGCGCGAGGCGGGCACGATGATGCTCCAGGCCCAGCAGCCGCCCGCCGCCGCGCCCGGCAAGGAGGCCGGGACGATGATGCTCCAGGCCCAGGCCGCGCCGCAGGCAGCGCCGCTGCCCCCGCAGGGCGCCCCCAAGGACGCGGGCACCATGACGCTTCAGGCGCAGCAGCCGCCCGCCGTTCCCCCACAGCAACCGCAGCAACCGCACCAGCAGCCGCATCAGCCCGCGCAGCAGGCACCGCAGTCGCCCCAGCAGCAGATCCCGGCCGCCTGGCAGGCCGCCGGCCCCGGCGGCGCTGCCCCGGCCTACGTCTCGCCGATCCCGGTCCGCCGTACGAACCTGGGCCACGCCCTCGCCTCCGAGTGGACGAAGATCCGCTCGGTGCGCTCCACGATGTGGACGCTGGGCGTGATGATCCTGCTGAACGTCGGCATCGGGCTGCTGGCCGCGACGGCGATCGCGGGCCTGGACCGTCCGACCGCCGTGGTGTTCGGCTCCGCCTGGTTCGGGCTGCTGCTCGGCACCCTGTGCGTGATCCCCCTCGGTGTGCTGGCGATCTCCTCGGAGTACGGCACCGGCATGATCCGTACGACGCTCACGGCCTGTCCCAGCCGGGGCCGAGTGCTGGCCGCCAAGGCGATCGTGCTGTTCGGGCTGACGTTCGTGATCACCACGGTCTCCACCACCCTGGTCGCGGCGGCACACGCCGGGATGATCGACGGCCCGGCGCCGACCGGCGACCAGTGGCTGCGCGCCACGGTCGGCTCCGGCCTGTACGTGGCCGTGCTGAGCCTGCTGGCCCTCGGGGCGGGCACGCTGCTGCGGCACTCGGCCGGCGCGATCAGCGCGATGATGGGCCTGGTCCTGCTGCCCATGCTGCTGGCCGTTTTCATGCTCAGTTCGGAGAGCCTGCGGCCGGTCGCCAAGGCGATGATCGAGTACTCGGTCCCGAACAGTCTCGGCGCTCTCCACGACAAGGCGTTCATGCCCGACGGCCCGTCCGGCTGGCAGCCGCTGCTGATCCTCGTGGGCGTCACCGTGGTCGTCCTCGGCGGCGCCTACGCCGCGCTGGAGAAGCGCGACGTGTAG
- the scy gene encoding polarized growth protein Scy codes for MRGNDRYEADDHLSQFEAEMERLKTERDKAVQHADDLGYQVEVLRAKLHEARRTIASRPAYDNVSHQAEQLLRNAQIQADQLRTDAEREVREARAQTQRLLQEQAERQARMEADLHAEAVERRRRLDEELNERRQTVESHVNENVAWAEQLRSRTEAQARRLMDETRAEAEQALAAARAEAQRLAEQTRARLGSEAEQARAEADAILRRARTDAERLLNAASTQAQEATDQAEQLRTSVGSETEEARRQAAELTRTAEARMQEADRALREARAEAEKLVTEAQESATKRLSAAESDQEQRLRTAKAEIARLVAEATKEADALKAEAEQLRADARAEAERLVAEAQEAARSKAAEDSAAQLAKAARTAEEVLSKAAEDAKATTRAAAEEAERVRREAEAEADRLRGEAHDTAEQLKGAAKDDTKEYRAKTVELQEEARRLRGEAEQLRAEAVDEGDRIRAEARREAVQQIEEAAGTAEELLAKAKSDAEETRSGAGAESERIRTEAIERATALRKQAEEVLERARAEAEELRGESEEAAAALKAEAEEAARQLRTEAEEAVAERRTEAQEELDRLRAEAAEKVNAAEEALHDARAEAEKLRREAQEEAAKLKAESAERLRTLQQQAEEEAERLRSEAATDASAARAEGESVAVRLRSDAAAEAERLKTEAQETADRVRAEAAAAAERTGAEAAEALAAAQEEAARRRREAEELLGEARDEAHQERTAAREQSEELLASARKRVAEAQEEAERLVEEAERRAAELVAAAEQTAQQVRDAVAGLHEQAEEEIAGLRSAAEHAAERTRTEAQEEADRVRADAYAERERASEDAARTRREAQEEAEAAKALADRTVAEAIAEAERLRAEADSTLDEAREAAGKARTDAAEQADSLIAEATAQAEKMVADASAKAQQLRTDASDALASAEQDANRARAEARNDANRMRSDAAEQVDQLLTEARAEAERIVTEATELTSSAQDDADRTVREGREAAERLRAEGEQRAAELVAEATAEAERLRAEAAEALETARQEAERIGDEAREAANKTRSDAAEQADTLISEAGSEAERLRADAAETVAGAERDADRTRADAREQADRMIAEATAEADRLRAEAAETVTSAQEHATRTRAESERIKEEAEAEADRLRTEALEESEQTVDAARKDAAQRRADAAEQADQLIAKAQEEALKAATAAEEQADTMVGAARKEAERIVAEATAEGNGFVEKARTDADTLLSEARGDATAIRERAEELRSRIESEVEELHERARRESAETMKNAGERVDKLIAQATQQQAEAEEKAKRMVSDASSEASKVRIAAVKKAEGLLKEAEQKKAEAVRESERMRAEARAEAERIVEEGKRELEVLVRRRKDINAEISRVQDVLEALESFEAPSNGGGKEGAKAAAGAGATRSSGKQSEG; via the coding sequence GTGCGGGGCAACGACCGCTACGAGGCTGACGACCACCTCTCGCAGTTCGAGGCCGAGATGGAGCGGCTGAAGACGGAGCGGGACAAGGCGGTCCAGCACGCCGACGACCTCGGCTACCAGGTCGAGGTGTTGCGAGCCAAGCTCCATGAGGCGCGGCGCACCATCGCGTCCCGCCCCGCTTACGACAACGTCAGCCACCAGGCCGAGCAGCTGCTGCGCAACGCCCAGATCCAGGCCGACCAGTTGCGTACGGACGCCGAACGCGAGGTGCGCGAGGCGCGCGCCCAGACGCAGCGGCTGCTGCAGGAGCAGGCCGAGCGCCAGGCGCGCATGGAGGCCGACCTGCACGCCGAGGCGGTCGAGCGGCGCCGCCGGCTGGACGAGGAGCTGAACGAGCGCCGCCAGACCGTCGAGTCGCACGTCAACGAGAACGTGGCCTGGGCGGAGCAGCTGCGCTCCCGTACGGAGGCGCAGGCGCGCCGCCTGATGGACGAGACGCGCGCCGAGGCCGAGCAGGCGCTGGCCGCCGCCCGCGCCGAGGCGCAGCGGCTGGCCGAGCAGACCCGCGCCCGGCTGGGCAGCGAGGCCGAGCAGGCCCGCGCCGAGGCCGACGCGATCCTGCGGCGGGCCCGTACGGACGCCGAGCGCCTGCTGAACGCCGCCTCCACCCAGGCCCAGGAGGCCACGGACCAGGCCGAACAGCTGCGGACCAGCGTCGGTTCGGAGACCGAGGAGGCGCGGCGGCAGGCCGCGGAGCTGACGCGCACCGCCGAGGCCCGGATGCAGGAGGCCGACCGCGCGCTGCGCGAGGCCCGCGCCGAGGCCGAGAAGCTGGTCACCGAGGCGCAGGAGAGCGCCACCAAGCGGCTGTCGGCCGCCGAGTCGGACCAGGAGCAGCGGCTGCGGACCGCCAAGGCGGAGATCGCCCGGCTGGTCGCCGAGGCCACGAAGGAGGCCGACGCGCTCAAGGCGGAGGCCGAGCAGCTGCGCGCGGACGCCCGTGCGGAGGCCGAGCGGCTGGTCGCCGAGGCGCAGGAGGCCGCCAGGTCCAAGGCGGCGGAGGACTCCGCGGCGCAGCTGGCGAAGGCCGCGCGGACCGCCGAGGAGGTGCTGTCCAAGGCGGCCGAGGACGCCAAGGCCACCACCCGGGCCGCCGCCGAGGAGGCCGAGCGGGTCCGCCGGGAGGCCGAGGCCGAGGCGGACCGGCTGCGCGGTGAGGCGCACGACACCGCCGAGCAGCTCAAGGGCGCCGCCAAGGACGACACCAAGGAGTACCGCGCCAAGACCGTCGAGCTCCAGGAGGAGGCGCGGCGGCTGCGCGGCGAGGCCGAGCAGCTGCGGGCCGAGGCGGTCGACGAGGGCGACCGGATCCGGGCCGAGGCGCGCCGCGAGGCCGTCCAGCAGATCGAGGAGGCGGCCGGTACCGCCGAGGAGCTGCTGGCCAAGGCGAAGTCCGACGCCGAGGAGACGCGGTCGGGCGCCGGCGCGGAGAGCGAGCGGATCCGCACCGAGGCCATCGAGCGGGCCACGGCCCTGCGCAAGCAGGCCGAGGAGGTGCTGGAGCGCGCCCGCGCGGAGGCCGAGGAGCTGCGCGGCGAGAGCGAGGAGGCCGCCGCCGCGCTGAAGGCCGAGGCCGAGGAGGCCGCCCGGCAGCTGCGTACGGAGGCCGAGGAGGCCGTCGCCGAGCGCCGCACCGAGGCGCAGGAGGAGCTGGACCGGCTCCGGGCCGAGGCCGCGGAGAAGGTCAACGCCGCCGAGGAGGCGCTGCACGACGCCCGCGCCGAGGCCGAGAAGCTGCGCCGGGAGGCGCAGGAGGAGGCCGCCAAGCTCAAGGCCGAGTCGGCGGAGCGGCTGCGGACGCTCCAGCAGCAGGCCGAGGAGGAGGCCGAGCGGCTGCGTTCGGAGGCGGCGACCGACGCGTCCGCCGCGCGCGCCGAGGGCGAGTCCGTGGCCGTACGGCTGCGCAGTGACGCCGCCGCCGAGGCGGAGCGCCTGAAGACCGAGGCCCAGGAGACCGCGGACCGGGTGCGTGCCGAGGCGGCCGCCGCCGCGGAGCGCACGGGTGCCGAGGCCGCCGAGGCGCTGGCCGCCGCCCAGGAGGAGGCGGCCCGCCGCCGCCGGGAGGCCGAGGAGCTGCTCGGCGAGGCCCGCGACGAGGCCCACCAGGAGCGCACCGCCGCGCGCGAGCAGAGCGAGGAGCTGCTGGCCTCGGCCCGCAAGCGGGTCGCCGAGGCGCAGGAGGAGGCGGAGCGGCTGGTCGAGGAGGCCGAGCGGCGCGCCGCCGAGCTGGTCGCCGCGGCCGAGCAGACCGCCCAGCAGGTGCGGGACGCGGTCGCCGGGCTGCACGAGCAGGCCGAGGAGGAGATCGCCGGGCTGCGCTCGGCCGCCGAGCACGCCGCGGAGCGGACGCGGACCGAGGCGCAGGAGGAGGCCGACCGGGTACGGGCCGACGCGTACGCGGAGCGCGAGCGCGCCTCCGAGGACGCGGCCCGCACCCGCCGCGAGGCCCAGGAGGAGGCCGAGGCCGCCAAGGCGCTCGCCGACCGCACGGTCGCCGAGGCCATCGCGGAGGCCGAGCGGCTGCGCGCGGAGGCCGACAGCACCCTCGACGAGGCGCGCGAGGCGGCCGGCAAGGCCCGTACGGACGCCGCCGAGCAGGCCGACAGCCTGATCGCGGAGGCCACCGCGCAGGCCGAGAAGATGGTGGCGGACGCCTCCGCCAAGGCGCAGCAGCTGCGTACGGACGCGTCCGACGCGCTGGCCTCGGCCGAGCAGGACGCCAACCGGGCCCGCGCGGAGGCCCGCAACGACGCCAACCGGATGCGTTCGGACGCCGCCGAGCAGGTGGACCAGCTGCTCACCGAGGCCCGCGCGGAGGCCGAGCGGATCGTCACCGAGGCGACCGAGCTGACCTCGTCGGCGCAGGACGACGCGGACCGCACGGTGCGCGAGGGCCGGGAGGCCGCCGAGCGGCTGCGCGCCGAGGGCGAGCAGCGGGCCGCGGAGCTGGTCGCGGAGGCGACCGCCGAGGCCGAGCGGCTGCGGGCGGAGGCGGCCGAGGCGCTGGAGACCGCGCGCCAGGAGGCGGAGCGGATCGGCGACGAGGCGCGCGAGGCGGCGAACAAGACCCGTTCGGACGCCGCCGAGCAGGCCGACACGCTGATCTCGGAGGCGGGCAGCGAGGCCGAGCGGCTGCGCGCGGACGCCGCGGAGACCGTGGCGGGCGCCGAGCGGGACGCGGACCGCACCCGCGCCGACGCCCGCGAGCAGGCCGACCGGATGATCGCCGAGGCCACCGCGGAGGCGGACCGGCTGCGCGCGGAGGCGGCGGAGACCGTCACCTCGGCGCAGGAGCACGCCACCCGTACGCGTGCCGAGTCCGAGCGGATCAAGGAGGAGGCCGAGGCGGAGGCCGACCGGCTGCGCACCGAGGCACTGGAGGAGTCGGAGCAGACGGTCGACGCGGCCCGCAAGGACGCGGCGCAGCGCCGCGCGGACGCCGCCGAGCAGGCCGACCAGCTGATCGCCAAGGCGCAGGAGGAGGCGCTGAAGGCGGCGACCGCCGCCGAGGAGCAGGCCGACACGATGGTCGGCGCGGCCCGCAAGGAGGCCGAGCGGATCGTCGCGGAGGCCACCGCCGAGGGCAACGGGTTCGTCGAGAAGGCCCGTACGGACGCGGACACGCTGCTCAGCGAGGCCCGTGGGGACGCCACCGCGATAAGGGAGCGCGCCGAGGAGCTGCGCAGCCGTATCGAGAGCGAGGTCGAGGAGCTGCACGAGCGGGCCCGCCGGGAGTCCGCCGAGACGATGAAGAACGCCGGGGAGCGGGTCGACAAGCTGATCGCGCAGGCCACTCAGCAGCAGGCGGAGGCCGAGGAGAAGGCCAAGCGCATGGTGTCGGACGCCAGCAGCGAGGCCAGCAAGGTCCGCATCGCCGCGGTGAAGAAGGCGGAGGGGCTGCTCAAGGAGGCCGAGCAGAAGAAGGCCGAGGCCGTACGGGAGTCGGAGCGGATGCGCGCCGAGGCCCGCGCGGAGGCGGAGCGGATCGTCGAGGAGGGCAAGCGCGAGCTGGAGGTGCTCGTGCGGCGCCGCAAGGACATCAACGCGGAGATCTCCCGTGTCCAGGACGTGCTGGAGGCGTTGGAATCTTTCGAGGCGCCGTCGAACGGTGGTGGCAAGGAAGGGGCGAAGGCTGCCGCGGGAGCGGGCGCAACTCGTTCGAGTGGCAAGCAGTCTGAGGGGTAG